The following coding sequences are from one bacterium window:
- a CDS encoding HEPN domain-containing protein, translating to MTKPDISEWVAKAEGDFTTALRENRARKAPNYDAACFHAQQCVEKYLKALLQKRQVPFAKTHDLGILLDACVAHSPLLEGWRDQFEMLSQYAVLFRYPGESAERDDAIKAVSAMKSFRAEMRGVLGLD from the coding sequence ATGACAAAGCCCGACATTTCAGAGTGGGTCGCTAAGGCGGAAGGCGATTTCACCACAGCCCTGCGGGAAAATAGGGCACGTAAAGCCCCTAACTACGATGCCGCCTGTTTTCATGCCCAGCAATGTGTTGAGAAATATCTGAAGGCCCTTCTTCAAAAACGTCAGGTTCCATTCGCAAAGACGCACGATTTGGGCATCCTGCTAGATGCATGTGTGGCACACTCCCCGCTTTTGGAAGGGTGGCGTGATCAATTTGAGATGCTCTCGCAATATGCTGTTCTGTTCCGCTATCCTGGCGAATCTGCGGAACGGGATGATGCAATAAAAGCTGTATCCGCAATGAAATCCTTTCGGGCTGAAATGCGGGGCGTTTTAGGTTTGGACTGA
- a CDS encoding addiction module antidote protein, translating to MSKTKTSRYDVAEHLRTPEEMAAYLEASLEEANGDAAFIAKALGDIARAKGMTQVARDTGLSRESLYKALSGDRSPGFDTILKVMGALGLELHAGAAHA from the coding sequence ATGAGTAAAACAAAAACCAGCCGCTATGACGTGGCCGAACACCTCCGGACTCCCGAAGAAATGGCCGCTTATCTTGAAGCCAGCCTGGAAGAGGCCAATGGCGATGCGGCATTTATTGCCAAAGCACTCGGCGACATTGCGCGTGCCAAGGGTATGACACAGGTGGCCCGGGATACCGGCCTTTCACGCGAAAGCTTGTATAAAGCATTATCTGGTGACCGTAGCCCCGGCTTCGATACGATTCTCAAAGTGATGGGTGCCCTAGGGTTGGAATTGCACGCTGGCGCAGCACACGCATGA
- a CDS encoding type II toxin-antitoxin system RelE/ParE family toxin codes for MNRVEIRKTEVFTRWLDDLRDIRGRARVQIRIEWLATGNAGDVKPVGEGVSELRVHYAPGYRVYFIRQGQNLFILLAGGDKRTQTSVIKTALHLARNL; via the coding sequence ATGAACAGAGTCGAAATACGGAAAACAGAAGTCTTCACCCGTTGGCTGGACGACCTGCGCGACATTCGAGGTAGAGCTCGCGTTCAGATAAGAATCGAGTGGCTTGCTACTGGAAACGCTGGTGATGTCAAACCAGTTGGCGAAGGAGTTTCAGAATTACGGGTCCATTACGCCCCAGGGTATAGAGTGTACTTTATTCGACAGGGCCAGAATTTGTTTATTCTTCTGGCCGGTGGTGACAAACGAACTCAAACCTCTGTTATTAAGACCGCACTACATCTCGCACGGAACCTGTAG
- a CDS encoding ComEC/Rec2 family competence protein, protein MVIILGTLVFILSACGLPRTRWVLFLGPLLILYTAMTGMQPSAVRACIMGIIFWMGPLLGRKPDIFTTLAASAIVILAISPGDLINIGFMLSYIAVLGLVLFCPVFSGLLRSCFAHDPLKLEPDPRWQEWLRSLWHGFSELLSVSLAAWLVTMPLTILFFGNFSPIGLPANLLVVPLSSLSHHHRRTVAHARILYAVLCRPIQSCQSGLDRPDDRIRQMVCRHPAWIHESPARASLGRSGVLRSFNHHPLRHLGLYQGKTNPTY, encoded by the coding sequence GTGGTCATCATTTTAGGCACTTTGGTCTTCATCCTCTCCGCCTGTGGTCTGCCTCGGACCCGCTGGGTGCTCTTTCTGGGGCCTCTCCTGATCCTCTATACCGCCATGACCGGAATGCAGCCCAGTGCCGTCAGGGCCTGCATCATGGGGATTATCTTCTGGATGGGCCCTTTGCTTGGACGCAAGCCTGACATTTTCACTACCCTGGCGGCCTCTGCCATTGTGATTCTGGCCATCTCACCCGGTGACCTGATCAACATTGGCTTCATGCTCTCTTACATCGCCGTTCTAGGGTTGGTGTTATTCTGCCCGGTTTTCTCAGGACTGCTTCGCAGCTGTTTTGCTCATGATCCCCTAAAACTCGAACCCGATCCCAGATGGCAGGAATGGCTCCGCTCCTTGTGGCACGGCTTCAGCGAGTTACTGTCCGTCTCACTCGCCGCCTGGCTGGTGACCATGCCGCTCACCATCCTCTTCTTTGGCAACTTCTCCCCCATCGGCCTCCCCGCCAACCTGCTTGTTGTTCCACTCTCTTCGCTCAGTCATCATCACCGGCGTACTGTCGCTCACGCTAGGATCCTGTACGCTGTTCTTTGCCGACCTATTCAATCATGCCAATCTGGCCTTGATCGTCCTGATGACCGAATCCGCCAGATGGTTTGCCGCCATCCCGCATGGATTCATGAAAGCCCCGCCCGTGCCTCTTTGGGCCGCTCTGGTGTTTTACGGAGTTTTAATCATCACCCGCTTCGCCATCTGGGTTTATACCAAGGAAAAACCAATCCAACTTACTGA
- a CDS encoding S8 family serine peptidase: MKSSNRIWKWVSLIFVAFNSSFLYAETVTPASYTDPVNTLWIKMHDAGMINDVELQSALTTGRLPGGSTVQNSPIPKENQSSLTKLCDQKVITAQELAYLLFKGQIPEMTADETKAFQDLAKVYQPDRKKRLTYFIRRSHEKVGLIRLNKRSTIECKKDHDEAVARATKEGLEIRGKSKDGRVYELHRYDHDMPLYNITFNRISAQTIATDKARPGGSSPFELTGTNVIVAMWDGGLVLTTHQEFDSARVADMDNGIIIDHSTMVAGTMSAKGVDTNAQGMAYSAKVYSFDWNFIIPEMSGLVVSNPNVQISNHSYGFVAGWDNANWFYYVPRWWGDSRLSEEEDNHFGWYNADSKQMDDFCYTAPYHLPVFAAGNDRAEVHQGGLLGMLYPTHGVCDYSNGYWHNSSTERPPDGGTNGYDCLTSRGVPKNIITVGAVVDIPGGETNSSQVSLDWYSGIGPTDDGRIKPDLVANGQALHTTSAVTNDSYADPSGTSFSSPSVAGSLALLQELHERFYGTNAPMLASTLKGLALHTADDAGNVGPDYHNGWGLMNTERAAWVITNNATWDSMPHIKEVSLVDGSMIQFGTLAQTGTPLVVTICWTDPAGPEQPWALDPTNLTLVNDLDLRVISPDGTITNFPWLLDPLQPSLIATNGDNFRDNVEQVLINEPTNGCYTVTVMHKGSLSNGVQDVSIIVTGNTPTNAPDFAITTMGALGDSENLSETNGWIQLSWPGVVGALYQMESCTNLMESGSWTNHDSIVSANLESMQYTDTNASLDVVRFYRAKRLK; encoded by the coding sequence ATGAAAAGTAGTAACAGAATTTGGAAGTGGGTTAGTTTGATATTCGTGGCCTTCAACTCAAGTTTTCTTTATGCGGAGACCGTAACCCCCGCGAGCTATACTGATCCGGTAAATACACTTTGGATCAAGATGCACGATGCGGGCATGATTAACGATGTGGAACTTCAATCGGCGCTAACGACTGGTCGCTTGCCTGGTGGTAGCACGGTTCAAAATTCTCCTATACCAAAAGAAAACCAGTCGTCGCTGACGAAGCTTTGTGATCAGAAAGTCATCACAGCTCAGGAATTAGCGTACCTTCTTTTTAAAGGCCAGATTCCTGAAATGACGGCCGATGAAACTAAAGCGTTTCAAGATTTGGCAAAAGTTTATCAACCGGATCGTAAGAAACGTCTGACCTACTTTATCCGTCGATCGCATGAGAAAGTGGGATTAATCCGTCTAAATAAGCGATCTACTATAGAATGTAAAAAGGATCATGACGAAGCGGTTGCCCGTGCCACAAAAGAGGGGTTGGAAATTCGCGGAAAATCAAAAGACGGCCGAGTATATGAATTACACCGCTATGATCATGATATGCCTTTATATAACATTACGTTCAATAGGATATCAGCGCAAACTATCGCCACAGATAAGGCACGTCCGGGTGGAAGTAGCCCTTTTGAACTGACCGGCACCAATGTAATTGTTGCAATGTGGGATGGTGGATTGGTATTGACAACGCATCAAGAGTTCGACTCCGCCAGAGTTGCCGATATGGATAATGGCATTATTATTGACCATTCGACAATGGTTGCAGGAACTATGTCGGCAAAGGGAGTCGACACCAACGCTCAGGGAATGGCTTATTCCGCCAAGGTTTATTCATTTGACTGGAATTTCATTATTCCAGAAATGAGCGGATTGGTCGTAAGTAATCCCAATGTTCAAATTTCCAATCATTCTTATGGTTTTGTGGCTGGGTGGGACAATGCGAATTGGTTCTATTATGTTCCTCGGTGGTGGGGAGACTCCCGGTTGAGTGAGGAAGAAGACAATCACTTTGGTTGGTATAATGCAGATTCCAAACAGATGGATGATTTCTGCTATACAGCCCCTTATCATCTACCGGTTTTTGCTGCCGGAAATGACAGGGCAGAAGTTCATCAAGGTGGTTTATTGGGAATGCTGTATCCGACGCATGGTGTTTGTGATTATTCGAATGGGTACTGGCATAATTCTAGTACGGAGCGTCCGCCAGATGGTGGAACTAATGGATATGATTGCCTCACTTCCAGAGGTGTTCCTAAGAATATTATAACGGTTGGCGCGGTTGTGGACATTCCTGGAGGTGAGACGAATTCAAGCCAAGTTAGTCTTGATTGGTACAGCGGTATAGGACCGACAGATGACGGACGTATTAAGCCGGATTTGGTGGCTAACGGTCAAGCATTGCACACAACCTCGGCGGTGACTAATGATAGCTACGCCGATCCAAGCGGTACGAGTTTTTCATCTCCATCAGTGGCAGGTTCGTTAGCGCTTCTACAGGAATTGCATGAGCGTTTTTACGGAACAAACGCTCCTATGCTGGCCTCGACATTAAAGGGTCTGGCATTGCACACTGCGGATGATGCCGGGAATGTAGGGCCTGATTACCATAATGGGTGGGGGCTAATGAACACCGAGCGGGCGGCTTGGGTCATTACGAATAATGCCACATGGGATTCAATGCCGCACATCAAGGAAGTGAGTTTGGTTGATGGCTCCATGATTCAGTTTGGAACATTAGCTCAGACGGGCACCCCACTCGTAGTGACTATTTGTTGGACTGATCCAGCGGGGCCTGAACAACCATGGGCGCTAGATCCAACAAACCTGACTCTTGTTAACGATTTGGATTTGCGGGTGATTTCTCCTGATGGGACAATTACTAATTTCCCATGGTTACTTGACCCGCTTCAACCCAGTTTAATCGCGACGAATGGTGATAATTTCCGGGATAATGTTGAGCAGGTTTTAATTAACGAGCCGACCAATGGATGTTATACTGTCACAGTGATGCACAAAGGTAGTTTGAGCAATGGCGTGCAAGATGTCTCGATTATTGTCACGGGAAATACGCCGACGAATGCACCAGATTTTGCTATTACAACCATGGGGGCGCTTGGTGATAGTGAGAATCTTTCAGAAACGAATGGCTGGATTCAGTTGTCATGGCCTGGTGTTGTTGGTGCGTTGTACCAGATGGAGTCCTGCACAAATCTGATGGAAAGCGGGAGTTGGACAAATCATGATAGCATTGTCAGTGCCAATCTTGAATCGATGCAGTACACGGATACGAACGCATCACTTGATGTTGTGCGCTTCTACAGAGCCAAACGATTAAAATAA